In one window of Pirellulales bacterium DNA:
- a CDS encoding response regulator, producing the protein MPRVLIVDDEPQYGVFLRDWLTREGHEVKTATTAEAAVDFGTSWLPCVLIADWMLRSPLDGLQVSEAVRAANPNLQTILITGYPSQELKDRAAEANVFSFIEKPFSLTEVAGAVRQATCVVRPQLPGSVLVVSSSQTVAKLAYDTLRAAGYTPHVVSNGCEAKQVLQSEPDVSVAILDGLVADIDHGLLADELRAVQPGLTIVGSSEGDDRQDFAELGITWFLPRFWQVGDLHDLLIRPIDACPRCGESLPLRQPLLCEEPRQFICTNCEERIVAVLRSDARDEICGNVQEDF; encoded by the coding sequence ATGCCACGCGTCTTAATCGTCGATGACGAACCGCAGTACGGGGTGTTCCTACGCGACTGGCTCACGCGCGAAGGCCACGAAGTCAAGACCGCGACCACCGCCGAGGCGGCCGTCGACTTTGGTACTTCCTGGTTGCCCTGCGTGCTGATCGCCGACTGGATGCTCCGCAGCCCGCTCGACGGCCTGCAAGTCTCGGAGGCCGTGCGGGCGGCTAACCCAAATCTGCAAACGATCCTGATCACCGGATACCCGTCCCAGGAGCTCAAAGACCGCGCCGCGGAGGCAAACGTCTTTTCGTTCATCGAGAAGCCGTTCTCTCTCACGGAAGTTGCCGGTGCGGTTCGCCAGGCGACGTGCGTCGTTCGGCCGCAACTGCCGGGCAGCGTGCTCGTGGTCTCTTCTTCCCAAACCGTGGCGAAGCTCGCATACGACACGTTGCGAGCCGCCGGCTACACGCCCCACGTCGTTAGCAATGGCTGCGAGGCCAAACAGGTGTTGCAGTCCGAACCGGACGTGTCGGTGGCAATTCTCGACGGCCTGGTCGCGGATATCGATCACGGCCTGCTGGCCGACGAGTTGCGCGCCGTGCAGCCCGGCCTGACGATCGTTGGCAGCAGCGAAGGCGACGATCGTCAAGATTTCGCCGAGTTGGGCATCACGTGGTTTTTGCCCCGGTTCTGGCAGGTCGGCGATCTGCACGACCTGCTGATCCGTCCGATCGACGCTTGCCCTCGCTGCGGCGAAAGCCTGCCGCTGCGGCAGCCTCTGCTTTGCGAGGAGCCGCGGCAGTTCATCTGCACGAATTGCGAGGAGCGCATCGTGGCGGTATTGCGGTCCGACGCACGGGACGAAATCTGCGGCAACGTGCAAGAGGATTTCTAG